A single genomic interval of Halomonas sp. GT harbors:
- the ccoN gene encoding cytochrome-c oxidase, cbb3-type subunit I, translated as MSTALEHPTYNYKVVRQFAIMTVVWGIVGMTLGVILASQLVWPQLNLGLPWTSFGRLRPLHTNAVIFAFGGSALFATSYYVVQRTCQTRLFSDKLAAFTFWGWQAVILSAVVSLPLGYTTTKEYAELEWPINILIAVVWISYAIVFLMTIKKRTTSHIYVANWFFAAFIITVAVLHIVNNAAIPVTPMYSTSIYAGAVDAMVQWWYGHNAVGFFLTAGFLGMMYYFVPKQAERPIYSYRLSIVHFWALIMIYMWAGPHHLHYTALPNWAQSLGMIMSIILLAPSWGGMINGMMTLSGAWHKLRTDPTLRFLVVALSFYGMSTFEGPMMAIKTVNALSHYTDWTIGHVHSGALGWVAMITIGSMYHLIPRLFGRTEMHSVNLIAVHFWLATIGTVLYIAAMWVNGIMQGLMWRAINADGTLMYTFVESVEASGPGYFVRLIGGLFWVVGMLIMAYNVYMTVKRRETIGSYSAPQAA; from the coding sequence ATGAGCACAGCACTGGAACACCCGACCTACAACTACAAGGTAGTTCGGCAGTTCGCGATCATGACCGTTGTGTGGGGCATTGTAGGTATGACGCTTGGCGTTATCCTTGCCTCCCAGCTAGTTTGGCCGCAACTGAATCTCGGCTTACCTTGGACAAGCTTCGGACGTCTTCGTCCGTTACACACTAACGCCGTTATCTTCGCCTTCGGTGGCTCTGCGCTATTTGCGACGTCTTACTATGTCGTACAGCGTACCTGTCAGACTCGCCTGTTCTCTGACAAGCTCGCAGCGTTTACCTTCTGGGGATGGCAAGCGGTTATTCTCTCTGCGGTGGTGTCTCTGCCGTTGGGCTACACCACTACAAAAGAATACGCAGAGCTCGAATGGCCGATCAACATTTTGATTGCGGTCGTTTGGATTAGCTACGCTATCGTGTTCTTAATGACGATTAAAAAGCGCACCACTTCCCATATTTACGTGGCGAACTGGTTCTTCGCAGCGTTTATTATAACCGTCGCGGTGCTGCACATCGTTAATAATGCGGCCATTCCGGTCACCCCCATGTACTCCACCTCAATTTATGCGGGTGCGGTAGATGCGATGGTGCAGTGGTGGTATGGCCACAATGCGGTCGGCTTCTTCCTAACGGCAGGCTTCCTGGGCATGATGTATTACTTCGTGCCGAAACAGGCAGAACGCCCGATTTACTCTTATCGCCTCTCAATCGTCCACTTCTGGGCGTTGATTATGATTTACATGTGGGCAGGTCCTCACCACCTGCATTACACAGCGCTGCCTAACTGGGCACAATCGCTGGGTATGATCATGTCTATTATTCTTCTTGCGCCATCTTGGGGCGGCATGATTAACGGCATGATGACGTTATCTGGTGCCTGGCATAAGCTACGTACCGACCCTACCCTTCGTTTCTTAGTAGTTGCACTCTCGTTTTATGGCATGTCGACCTTCGAAGGGCCGATGATGGCAATTAAGACCGTCAACGCGCTATCTCACTATACAGACTGGACCATTGGTCACGTACACTCGGGCGCACTCGGTTGGGTAGCAATGATTACCATCGGCTCAATGTACCACCTGATCCCACGCTTATTCGGGCGCACCGAAATGCACTCCGTCAATCTAATTGCCGTGCACTTCTGGTTAGCTACTATCGGCACAGTACTATATATCGCCGCCATGTGGGTCAACGGCATTATGCAGGGCCTGATGTGGCGCGCGATTAACGCTGACGGCACGCTGATGTATACCTTCGTGGAGTCTGTCGAAGCTAGCGGTCCAGGCTACTTTGTTCGCTTAATAGGTGGCCTATTCTGGGTCGTAGGCATGCTGATCATGGCATACAACGTTTACATGACCG
- the glcE gene encoding glycolate oxidase subunit GlcE: protein MTELAIHAADRDIADDLCEQVRSAYADRTPLRIVGGDTRAFYGRPVEGQALNMTAHSGIVSYDPVELVVTVRAGTRLSELNAALAEKNQMLAFEPPAFSDASTIGGAVATGMSGPRRPWAGAARDFVLGTRVITQEGKLLRFGGEVMKNVAGYDLSRLMAGAQGTLGVLADISFKVLPIPTASHSLRLSIGIDDALDKLAELGRQPLPITAAGWHAGELFVRLEGGASSVNATRARLGGESLSSDFWQQLRDHQHPFFSVNEGQALWRLSLPPNTSPLALDIPQSDIFYDWGGSQRWIKTSAAADTLRTACQQAGGHATCFTPYAQGGAESPFTPLTPVVEKYHRNLKAELDAYGIFNPGRLYAAF from the coding sequence ATGACTGAACTAGCGATACATGCTGCCGATCGAGATATCGCTGACGACCTGTGCGAACAGGTGCGCAGCGCCTATGCCGACCGCACGCCACTGCGCATAGTAGGTGGCGATACTCGCGCTTTTTACGGCCGACCGGTAGAAGGCCAGGCCCTCAACATGACGGCCCATAGCGGTATTGTCTCTTATGACCCAGTAGAGCTTGTGGTTACTGTTCGTGCTGGTACGCGTTTAAGCGAACTCAACGCAGCTCTAGCCGAAAAAAATCAAATGTTAGCCTTTGAGCCACCAGCATTCAGCGATGCCAGCACCATTGGCGGTGCCGTTGCCACCGGCATGTCCGGTCCACGCCGCCCATGGGCTGGCGCAGCGAGGGATTTTGTCTTAGGCACACGTGTGATCACCCAAGAAGGCAAGCTATTGCGTTTTGGCGGTGAAGTTATGAAAAACGTCGCCGGATACGACCTCTCACGCTTGATGGCAGGCGCTCAGGGGACGCTAGGTGTGCTCGCTGATATCTCGTTTAAAGTACTTCCCATCCCCACCGCCAGCCACAGCCTACGCCTAAGCATCGGCATCGATGATGCATTGGATAAACTCGCCGAACTAGGGCGTCAACCGCTGCCTATTACCGCCGCCGGATGGCACGCAGGCGAGCTATTTGTTCGTTTAGAAGGCGGTGCAAGTTCCGTTAATGCGACCAGGGCACGTCTAGGTGGCGAGTCACTTTCCAGCGATTTCTGGCAGCAATTGCGCGACCACCAGCATCCTTTCTTCAGCGTGAATGAAGGACAGGCACTGTGGCGCTTATCATTACCCCCCAATACGTCACCGTTAGCCTTGGATATACCTCAAAGCGATATCTTCTATGACTGGGGTGGCAGCCAGCGGTGGATAAAAACCAGCGCAGCAGCAGACACGTTACGCACGGCTTGCCAGCAGGCTGGTGGTCATGCCACCTGCTTTACCCCCTACGCCCAAGGCGGAGCAGAGTCACCGTTCACTCCGCTCACCCCCGTGGTCGAAAAGTATCATCGCAACCTGAAGGCCGAGTTGGATGCCTACGGCATTTTCAACCCAGGCCGTCTTTATGCGGCGTTTTAA
- a CDS encoding GlcG/HbpS family heme-binding protein, translating into MQTKAVLGQADVIQVLDAAQKEADNNGWPVTIAITDDGGHLLALRRLDNAAPFSADVATQKARSAALGRKETHVFEEMINGGRTAFLSAPLQGLLSGGVPIIVDGNVVGAIGISGVKPDQDVQIAKAGVSAIA; encoded by the coding sequence ATGCAAACCAAAGCTGTTCTCGGCCAAGCCGATGTCATTCAGGTACTAGACGCTGCTCAAAAAGAAGCCGATAACAACGGATGGCCAGTTACCATTGCCATAACGGATGATGGCGGACACTTGCTCGCTCTGCGACGCTTAGATAATGCTGCGCCGTTCAGTGCAGATGTGGCTACCCAAAAGGCACGCAGTGCAGCGTTAGGCCGCAAAGAAACACACGTTTTTGAAGAGATGATTAACGGCGGCCGCACCGCATTTTTGTCTGCTCCACTACAGGGTCTACTATCTGGTGGCGTTCCTATCATCGTAGACGGCAACGTAGTGGGCGCTATCGGCATCTCAGGCGTAAAGCCTGACCAGGATGTACAGATTGCCAAAGCAGGTGTAAGCGCTATCGCCTAA
- the glcF gene encoding glycolate oxidase subunit GlcF, whose protein sequence is MQTHFTDADRQKPHIQEAERILRTCVHCGFCNATCPTYQLLGDERDGPRGRIYLMKELLESRDDDDQVTEETRLHLDRCLTCRNCETTCPSGVEYHKLLDIGRAEIDRRVPRPMAERAQRYALRKMLVDPKRFKALLSLGQTFKPLVPGKLRSKMPPTPVDAGQRPDSQRHSRKVLILEGCVQPGLSPNTNAATARLLDRLGISVTPISEAGCCGAIDFHLNAQDDGRTRMRANIDAWWPQIEQGAEAIVQTASGCGAFVKEYGDMLKDDPAYAEKAQKVSSLTKDIVEILRDEPVEKLQLKEHQRLAFHCPCTLQHAQKLNGAVEGVLSKLGFSLTPVKDAHLCCGSAGTYSVTQPALATQLRDNKLNALEASNPEVIVTANIGCQTHLASANRTPVRHWVEVVDAALV, encoded by the coding sequence ATGCAGACGCACTTTACCGATGCTGATCGCCAAAAACCGCATATTCAGGAGGCCGAGCGTATTTTGCGCACCTGCGTACACTGCGGCTTTTGTAATGCCACCTGCCCCACCTATCAACTGCTAGGCGATGAGCGGGACGGGCCACGCGGGCGCATCTATTTAATGAAAGAGCTGCTGGAAAGCCGCGATGACGATGATCAGGTCACCGAAGAGACACGCCTGCATTTAGACCGCTGTTTGACCTGTCGCAATTGTGAAACCACCTGCCCTTCAGGCGTGGAATATCACAAACTTTTGGATATCGGTCGTGCAGAAATTGACCGCCGGGTTCCTCGCCCCATGGCCGAACGCGCCCAACGCTATGCGCTGCGTAAGATGCTGGTAGACCCTAAGCGCTTCAAAGCACTTCTGTCCTTAGGGCAAACTTTCAAACCCCTGGTGCCTGGCAAGCTACGCAGTAAGATGCCACCGACACCAGTCGACGCAGGCCAACGCCCGGATAGCCAACGCCATTCTCGCAAGGTGCTAATATTAGAAGGGTGCGTTCAACCAGGCCTATCGCCAAACACCAATGCAGCGACCGCTCGACTGCTAGACCGTCTTGGGATTAGCGTGACGCCCATCAGCGAAGCAGGCTGCTGTGGAGCCATTGATTTCCACCTGAATGCCCAGGACGATGGTCGCACTCGCATGCGTGCCAATATCGATGCATGGTGGCCACAGATAGAACAAGGGGCCGAAGCCATTGTTCAAACGGCCAGCGGCTGCGGCGCCTTTGTTAAAGAGTATGGTGACATGCTCAAAGACGACCCGGCCTATGCCGAGAAAGCGCAAAAAGTCAGCTCACTGACGAAAGATATTGTCGAAATCCTGCGTGATGAGCCAGTAGAAAAGTTACAGCTTAAAGAGCATCAACGTCTCGCATTTCACTGCCCCTGCACACTGCAACACGCCCAGAAGCTCAATGGTGCAGTTGAAGGCGTGCTCAGCAAGTTAGGCTTTTCGTTAACACCAGTGAAAGATGCCCATCTATGCTGCGGCTCAGCAGGCACTTACTCGGTCACCCAGCCAGCGCTTGCCACACAGTTGCGCGATAATAAGCTCAATGCGCTGGAAGCTAGCAATCCAGAGGTTATCGTCACTGCCAATATTGGCTGCCAAACCCACCTTGCTAGCGCTAATCGCACCCCGGTACGGCACTGGGTGGAAGTGGTTGATGCTGCCCTGGTATAA
- a CDS encoding alpha/beta fold hydrolase, producing the protein MSYYADSGFVDIHPAALNDALANPTVQRFIVIGHGPLSVLGSPKVGRILLAHGAGAGHCSVFMRQFAATLAAQGIQVLAIDFPYMQQINEQGKRRPPPPIKQTVTNFASWYALLAPLSDQPLWVGGKSMGGRVATLFASEMLSNEVNGPGVIVAGYPFHPPRKPDKTRLEHFPAIRCPGQILQGERDPFGSRDEVSGYSLPTNIDVVWLANGDHDFKPRRVSGLNQQVLIDEAAILAASFVRAHQVGAAGYV; encoded by the coding sequence GTGTCGTATTACGCCGATTCTGGATTCGTCGATATACACCCAGCAGCTTTAAACGATGCGTTAGCTAATCCCACCGTACAGCGGTTTATAGTGATTGGGCACGGCCCGCTTTCAGTTTTGGGATCGCCTAAGGTTGGCCGAATACTGCTTGCTCATGGTGCTGGGGCGGGTCATTGCTCTGTATTTATGCGGCAATTTGCCGCGACGTTAGCAGCGCAAGGGATACAGGTCCTGGCAATTGATTTTCCCTACATGCAGCAGATTAACGAGCAGGGCAAGCGCCGTCCGCCGCCTCCCATCAAGCAAACGGTGACTAATTTTGCCTCATGGTACGCGCTACTTGCGCCTTTGAGTGATCAGCCCTTGTGGGTGGGCGGTAAGTCGATGGGAGGGCGTGTTGCAACTTTATTTGCCAGTGAAATGCTATCCAATGAAGTGAATGGCCCTGGTGTTATTGTCGCGGGCTATCCTTTCCATCCACCTAGAAAACCAGATAAAACCCGCTTGGAGCATTTTCCTGCTATTCGTTGTCCTGGGCAGATTCTACAAGGTGAACGAGACCCCTTTGGCAGCAGGGATGAAGTGTCAGGCTACAGCCTTCCTACTAATATTGATGTTGTTTGGCTTGCTAATGGGGATCATGACTTTAAGCCCAGGCGTGTTTCTGGGTTAAATCAGCAGGTTTTGATTGACGAAGCAGCCATACTTGCGGCATCCTTCGTCCGCGCTCATCAAGTAGGTGCAGCAGGGTACGTGTAA